A single Pseudanabaenaceae cyanobacterium SKYG29 DNA region contains:
- a CDS encoding D-alanyl-D-alanine carboxypeptidase, whose protein sequence is MWGLLALWLWYRFPDRLPVVLLQTMSPVLAQGVSDSVAGRAVEQHLATLERYGYPRSGQGVWIQSQEGELLASHQGDKPLPVASLTKIATTLAVLSTWHSQSQFITQIATDGQLVGDTLQGNLIIVGGGDPLFVWEDGIRIGNKLQTLGIRQVTGDLVVTPGFYMNFTTDRLESAQLFRQAIDSSQWQGEVLTQYQTLPAGTPRPQITIKGGVRLLPQARGRVLLKHRSLPLWYILKQMNIYSNNVIADVLMANLGGAQKVTDKLVAATGLSRLEIRLVNGSGLGQANQISPRGVVALLLATQQQARSQGLSLADLFPMGNCRCGTIQDRRFNASAVLKTGTLSDVSSLAGIIQTKKQGTVWFALINRGEGDIAIFHRAQEAVLGSLYQQWGEFPLWQPRLAALEFDRDEIMAP, encoded by the coding sequence ATGTGGGGTCTACTGGCACTATGGCTGTGGTATAGATTCCCCGATCGTTTACCTGTGGTTCTGCTACAAACTATGTCCCCTGTGTTGGCTCAGGGAGTGTCTGATTCTGTGGCAGGGCGAGCGGTGGAGCAGCATCTGGCTACGTTAGAGAGGTATGGCTATCCCCGATCGGGGCAAGGGGTGTGGATTCAGAGCCAGGAGGGAGAGCTACTTGCTAGTCACCAAGGAGACAAACCTTTACCAGTGGCTTCTCTGACAAAAATTGCTACTACCTTGGCGGTACTGAGCACCTGGCACAGTCAGTCCCAGTTTATTACCCAAATTGCTACCGATGGTCAGTTAGTGGGGGATACGCTACAGGGGAATTTGATTATTGTGGGGGGCGGTGACCCTCTGTTTGTGTGGGAGGATGGGATTAGAATTGGCAATAAACTACAAACTCTGGGTATCAGGCAGGTGACAGGGGATTTAGTGGTGACCCCTGGTTTTTATATGAATTTCACCACCGATCGCTTAGAGTCAGCGCAGTTATTCCGTCAGGCAATCGATAGCAGTCAGTGGCAGGGAGAAGTGCTCACCCAGTACCAAACTCTCCCAGCGGGTACACCCCGTCCTCAGATTACTATCAAGGGTGGAGTCAGGCTGTTGCCCCAGGCTAGGGGTAGGGTATTGCTCAAACACCGATCGTTGCCCCTGTGGTACATTCTCAAGCAGATGAATATTTATAGCAATAATGTTATTGCGGATGTGCTCATGGCAAATCTGGGGGGAGCACAAAAGGTGACGGATAAACTGGTAGCAGCAACAGGGCTTTCGCGGCTAGAGATCAGGCTAGTGAATGGGTCGGGGTTGGGACAGGCAAATCAGATTTCCCCTAGGGGAGTAGTAGCCCTTTTGTTAGCAACTCAGCAACAAGCCAGGAGCCAAGGTCTCAGTTTAGCTGACCTCTTTCCCATGGGGAATTGTCGCTGTGGCACTATTCAAGACCGTAGGTTCAACGCCAGTGCTGTCCTAAAAACAGGAACACTCAGTGATGTCAGTAGCTTAGCAGGGATCATCCAGACAAAGAAACAGGGAACGGTGTGGTTTGCTCTCATTAATCGGGGGGAGGGGGATATTGCCATCTTTCACCGTGCCCAGGAGGCAGTGCTGGGAAGTTTGTACCAGCAGTGGGGTGAATTTCCTCTATGGCAACCTAGGCTGGCAGCCCTAGAGTTCGATCGTGATGAAATCATGGCACCATGA
- a CDS encoding response regulator transcription factor, translated as MQTLDNSDFRTPALSDREIQVIELVASGLSNEQIAAQLAISKRTVDNHISNILDKTRTHNRVALVRWAMQWGKICIDGFNCCPLPKPSSQVGNESKPGT; from the coding sequence ATGCAGACCCTTGATAACTCTGACTTCCGTACCCCTGCCCTCTCCGATCGGGAAATCCAAGTGATTGAGCTGGTAGCGTCCGGCTTGAGTAATGAACAGATAGCGGCGCAACTGGCGATTAGTAAACGCACTGTAGATAATCACATCAGCAATATCTTGGACAAAACCCGCACCCACAATCGCGTCGCTTTGGTCCGTTGGGCAATGCAGTGGGGCAAAATCTGTATTGATGGCTTCAACTGCTGTCCCCTGCCCAAGCCCTCTAGTCAGGTGGGGAATGAATCTAAACCGGGAACATGA
- the hisS gene encoding histidine--tRNA ligase, with protein MIQTLRGTKDIYGAEIYYWQHLEQVAREILQRRSYVEIRTPILEVTELFARGIGETTDIVNKEMYTFLTKGEESVTLRPEGTAGVVRAYIQNKLHGGVQRLWYMGPMFRYERPQKGRQRQFHQLGVELLGSSDPRADAEVIALAYTILQTLGLKELVVSLNSVGDSTDRALYRQALVDYFNPYRADLDADSQQRLDRNPLRILDSKDPKTQAICQSAPSILDYLQGESRRRFERVQFLLTELGVEYTLDPRLVRGLDYYTHTAFEIQSQDLGAQSAVCGGGRYDRLVGELGGPETPAVGWAMGLERLILLLESRQTLTPPAPDFYIVSRGEKAEAYALVVWQKLCQAAVRVELDLTGAKFDKQLKRADQSGAKAAIILGDSEAENQTLQVKWLQDGRQEAMTIEALLNSCLTRG; from the coding sequence ATGATCCAGACCCTGCGGGGCACTAAAGACATTTACGGTGCCGAGATTTACTACTGGCAACACCTAGAGCAGGTGGCAAGGGAGATATTACAACGACGGAGCTATGTAGAAATTCGTACTCCCATTCTGGAGGTCACCGAGTTATTTGCGCGGGGCATTGGGGAAACCACAGATATTGTCAACAAGGAAATGTACACCTTCCTCACCAAGGGAGAGGAATCGGTAACCTTACGACCGGAGGGGACAGCGGGGGTTGTACGTGCCTATATCCAAAATAAACTCCATGGGGGAGTACAGCGTCTGTGGTATATGGGACCAATGTTTCGCTATGAACGCCCCCAGAAAGGCAGACAGAGGCAATTTCACCAGCTGGGGGTAGAGCTATTGGGCAGTAGTGATCCCCGCGCCGATGCGGAGGTGATTGCCCTGGCTTACACAATTCTGCAAACTCTGGGGCTAAAGGAACTGGTAGTTTCCCTCAATTCCGTCGGCGATAGCACCGATCGCGCCCTATACCGCCAGGCTCTGGTGGATTACTTCAACCCCTACCGCGCCGACCTCGATGCGGATTCCCAACAGCGTCTTGATCGTAATCCGCTACGCATCTTGGACAGCAAAGACCCTAAAACCCAAGCTATCTGTCAGTCTGCGCCCAGTATCCTAGATTATCTGCAGGGAGAGTCGCGGCGGCGATTTGAGCGGGTACAGTTTCTGCTAACAGAACTGGGGGTGGAATATACCCTTGATCCGCGGCTGGTGCGTGGTTTGGACTACTATACCCATACAGCCTTTGAGATTCAATCCCAAGACTTGGGTGCCCAGTCTGCTGTCTGTGGCGGCGGGCGTTACGATCGGTTGGTAGGCGAGTTGGGGGGACCAGAGACTCCTGCGGTTGGCTGGGCAATGGGCTTGGAGCGCTTGATTTTACTCCTAGAAAGTCGTCAGACCCTTACCCCCCCTGCCCCAGATTTTTACATTGTTTCGCGGGGGGAAAAGGCTGAAGCCTACGCCTTGGTAGTGTGGCAGAAGTTATGTCAGGCGGCAGTACGGGTGGAGCTGGATTTGACGGGGGCAAAATTCGATAAACAACTGAAACGGGCAGACCAGAGTGGCGCCAAGGCGGCTATTATTCTCGGTGACAGTGAGGCGGAGAATCAGACCCTGCAGGTGAAGTGGTTGCAAGACGGCAGACAGGAAGCGATGACAATTGAAGCCCTATTGAACAGTTGTTTGACTAGGGGGTAG
- a CDS encoding prephenate/arogenate dehydrogenase: MHIGIVGLGLIGGSLGLDLRCLGYRVWGMSRRESTCQQALARGAIDTYYHLGSPLPADTDILVLCTPLDRIIPTLVELVPYLPADTIVTDVGSVKAPIVKAAMSLWSGFVGSHPMAGNNNTGIGAAQGGLFRGRPCAVIAEAGNELGELVADLWRRVGMTIYFCGEEEHDRAVAWISHLPVMVSAALNLACDREANWAVKVLGEKLASSGFADTSRVGGGNPELGRLMAQLNREALLLALDHYQASLQSIRQAIETNAWAELDSLLSHAQVCRQRYLPPSQTTVQ, encoded by the coding sequence GTGCACATTGGCATTGTCGGGCTAGGTCTCATCGGTGGCTCCCTAGGTCTGGACTTGCGCTGCCTGGGCTATCGGGTCTGGGGTATGAGTCGACGGGAGAGTACCTGTCAACAAGCATTGGCGCGGGGTGCTATCGATACCTACTATCACCTGGGGTCTCCCCTCCCCGCCGATACGGACATACTAGTTCTCTGTACTCCCCTCGATCGTATTATCCCGACCCTGGTGGAGTTAGTGCCCTACCTGCCGGCAGACACGATCGTTACAGACGTGGGTTCCGTCAAAGCTCCTATAGTCAAGGCAGCAATGTCCCTATGGTCAGGGTTTGTGGGCAGTCACCCCATGGCAGGTAACAATAACACGGGCATTGGCGCAGCCCAAGGGGGGTTGTTTCGCGGTCGTCCCTGTGCGGTGATAGCTGAGGCGGGCAATGAGTTAGGGGAGTTAGTCGCTGACCTATGGCGCAGGGTAGGGATGACTATTTATTTTTGTGGCGAGGAGGAACACGATCGGGCAGTTGCCTGGATTAGCCATTTGCCAGTGATGGTAAGTGCCGCTTTGAACCTAGCTTGCGATCGGGAAGCCAACTGGGCAGTAAAAGTTTTAGGGGAAAAACTAGCTAGCTCTGGTTTTGCTGACACTAGTAGGGTAGGTGGTGGCAATCCTGAATTGGGACGGCTGATGGCACAGCTGAACCGCGAAGCACTCCTCCTTGCCCTCGATCACTACCAAGCCAGTTTACAGTCAATTAGGCAAGCAATTGAGACTAATGCCTGGGCAGAACTAGATAGCCTCCTTAGCCATGCCCAAGTCTGCCGCCAACGGTATCTACCCCCTAGTCAAACAACTGTTCAATAG
- the rpmB gene encoding 50S ribosomal protein L28, translating into MARRCQLTGKKANNAISISFSHKCHKRLQQVNLQPKKVWWAEGKRYVTLRLSTKAIKTLSKKGLSTFAREAGIDLSKF; encoded by the coding sequence ATGGCGAGACGTTGTCAACTGACGGGGAAGAAGGCAAACAATGCTATCAGTATCTCTTTTTCCCACAAGTGCCACAAGCGACTGCAACAGGTCAACCTCCAGCCCAAAAAGGTTTGGTGGGCGGAAGGGAAACGCTATGTCACTCTGCGCCTGTCCACCAAGGCTATCAAAACTCTCTCCAAAAAGGGTCTATCTACCTTTGCCCGTGAAGCTGGTATCGACCTCAGTAAGTTTTAA
- a CDS encoding 16S rRNA (uracil(1498)-N(3))-methyltransferase: protein MDSQLPRITVSLPPGQVGDSFVLPADRLHYLQRVLRLGTGAEFVVMNGKGDRWRAQLQGNRGILLARLENTRELLRQIHLGVAMPKGTGMETIIKQTTEVGVVSITPLISQRTLLHPSDHKRERWQKIAQEAAELACRSFVPLVHAPVALDSFLAHNLPHKFIGVTTAAPPLASLLADLPEVGDIVLLTGPEGGWTEAEVKRAQDWGWQPMSLGAAVLSAVTAPVVAAAVVSAFIFSKSSYQSHCP from the coding sequence ATGGACAGTCAATTGCCCCGTATAACAGTTTCCCTCCCCCCTGGACAAGTGGGAGATAGTTTTGTCCTGCCTGCCGATCGGTTGCACTATCTGCAGCGGGTGTTGCGGTTGGGAACAGGGGCAGAATTTGTAGTGATGAATGGTAAGGGGGACAGATGGAGAGCACAATTGCAGGGCAACAGGGGCATTCTCCTGGCTCGGCTAGAAAATACTAGGGAACTACTGCGACAAATTCACCTGGGCGTGGCTATGCCTAAGGGCACAGGTATGGAAACCATCATCAAACAAACCACAGAAGTGGGAGTAGTTAGTATTACCCCCCTTATCTCCCAGCGGACTCTCCTGCACCCCAGTGACCACAAGCGGGAGAGGTGGCAAAAAATTGCCCAGGAAGCAGCTGAACTCGCCTGCCGTAGCTTTGTTCCCCTAGTCCACGCACCTGTGGCACTGGATAGTTTCCTTGCCCACAACTTGCCCCATAAATTTATCGGTGTCACTACTGCCGCTCCCCCCCTGGCGAGTCTTCTAGCTGACTTACCAGAGGTAGGGGACATAGTTTTACTGACTGGACCGGAGGGCGGTTGGACAGAAGCAGAAGTTAAGAGGGCACAGGACTGGGGTTGGCAACCCATGTCCCTAGGGGCAGCAGTGTTAAGTGCCGTTACTGCTCCCGTAGTTGCCGCTGCTGTTGTGAGCGCCTTTATATTCAGTAAATCATCGTACCAATCCCACTGTCCGTGA
- the argB gene encoding acetylglutamate kinase codes for MITDIDRVKVLSEALPYIQQFAGRVMVIKYGGAAMKDPSLSQTVMRDIVLLASMGVRPVVVHGGGPEINVWLEKLGIEPQFLNGLRVTDAATMEVVEMVLVGRVNKKIVELINLEGGSAVGLCGKDGNIIKARSQGREEIGFVGEVSAINTHLLEALIKGGHIPVISSVASDETGQAYNINADTVAGEIAAALGAEKLLLLTDISGILRDYRDPSTLIRSLTIGEARELIQQGIVSGGMIPKVQCCVRSLAQGVRAAHILDGRVPHSILLEVFTDSGIGTMIY; via the coding sequence ATGATTACAGACATCGATCGGGTTAAAGTACTAAGTGAGGCCCTGCCCTACATCCAACAATTTGCTGGGCGGGTGATGGTAATCAAATACGGTGGGGCAGCCATGAAAGACCCCAGCCTGTCTCAGACGGTTATGCGGGATATTGTTTTATTAGCCTCGATGGGCGTACGACCGGTGGTGGTACATGGGGGCGGTCCGGAGATCAACGTGTGGTTAGAGAAACTGGGAATTGAGCCGCAGTTCCTCAACGGTTTGCGGGTAACGGATGCCGCCACGATGGAAGTAGTAGAAATGGTCTTGGTAGGCAGGGTCAACAAAAAAATTGTGGAGCTAATTAACCTAGAAGGTGGCTCTGCCGTGGGTTTATGTGGCAAGGATGGCAATATTATCAAGGCACGCTCCCAGGGACGGGAGGAAATTGGCTTTGTGGGAGAAGTCAGTGCCATCAACACCCACCTCCTAGAAGCCTTGATTAAGGGGGGACATATCCCAGTAATTTCCAGCGTGGCATCGGATGAGACGGGGCAAGCCTACAATATCAATGCAGACACCGTGGCAGGGGAAATTGCTGCAGCCCTGGGGGCAGAAAAACTGTTACTCTTGACTGACATTTCCGGCATTTTACGGGATTACCGTGACCCCTCTACCCTAATTCGCAGTTTGACCATAGGGGAAGCGCGGGAATTAATTCAGCAGGGTATAGTCAGTGGGGGGATGATTCCTAAGGTGCAGTGTTGTGTACGTTCCCTAGCCCAGGGAGTACGAGCTGCCCACATCCTAGACGGTCGGGTACCTCATTCCATCTTGTTGGAAGTGTTCACGGACAGTGGGATTGGTACGATGATTTACTGA
- a CDS encoding pyridoxal phosphate-dependent aminotransferase has product MEFAHRLDQITPSLTLSIAQQAGELRRQGVRVWDLSAGEPDFDTPPPIKEAAIQALQAGKTKYGPVAGIPELRQAITDRLRQDYNLQYSPEQVIVTNGGKQALYNLMMCLLNPGEEVIIPSPYWVSYPEMVRLAEAKPVFLPTTWERDYKITPAQLAEAITPRTKLFVFNSPANPTGSVYSPEEVAALAEVLEAHPHVWVVADEIYSQIVYPPAVHRSIAHYLPDRTMLVSGFAKAYAMTGWRVGYLVGNREIIKATAMLQGHSTSNVCTFAQYGALYAVTGDQGCVAQMRQSYAERRHLAYKLLSEMEGLRCPLPQGAFYLFPDITQTGLGSLEFCERLLREKQVALVPGIAFGADQCVRLSYATDPTTIAEGCQRVQEFVSSLLALQA; this is encoded by the coding sequence ATGGAATTTGCCCACCGTCTCGACCAAATTACTCCCTCCCTCACCTTATCTATTGCGCAACAGGCTGGCGAGCTCCGTCGGCAGGGAGTTAGGGTATGGGACTTGAGTGCAGGGGAACCAGATTTCGATACGCCCCCTCCCATCAAAGAAGCGGCTATCCAAGCACTGCAGGCGGGCAAGACTAAATACGGTCCTGTGGCAGGCATACCAGAGCTAAGGCAGGCAATTACCGATCGCCTACGTCAAGACTATAACCTGCAATATAGCCCTGAGCAAGTAATTGTCACCAATGGCGGGAAGCAAGCCCTCTACAACTTAATGATGTGTTTGCTCAATCCAGGAGAAGAAGTAATCATTCCCAGTCCCTATTGGGTGAGCTATCCGGAAATGGTGCGGTTGGCGGAGGCAAAACCTGTATTTTTACCTACGACCTGGGAACGGGACTATAAAATTACACCTGCTCAATTGGCAGAAGCTATCACTCCTCGCACTAAGTTGTTTGTCTTCAACTCCCCCGCTAATCCGACAGGGAGTGTCTATAGTCCTGAGGAAGTAGCAGCTCTGGCTGAAGTCCTAGAAGCCCATCCCCATGTATGGGTGGTGGCAGATGAAATTTACAGTCAAATTGTCTATCCCCCAGCTGTCCACCGCAGTATTGCTCACTATTTACCCGATCGGACGATGCTGGTGAGTGGGTTTGCTAAAGCCTATGCCATGACGGGGTGGCGAGTGGGATACCTGGTAGGCAATCGGGAAATCATCAAAGCAACAGCTATGCTGCAGGGGCACAGTACCTCGAATGTCTGTACCTTTGCCCAGTATGGTGCCCTCTATGCTGTGACGGGAGACCAAGGGTGTGTAGCACAAATGCGTCAATCCTATGCCGAGCGTCGCCACCTTGCCTATAAATTGCTGTCAGAAATGGAGGGCTTGCGCTGCCCCTTGCCCCAGGGAGCATTTTACCTGTTTCCTGACATCACCCAGACAGGCTTGGGGTCTCTGGAATTTTGTGAGCGCTTGTTGCGGGAAAAGCAGGTGGCATTAGTGCCGGGTATTGCCTTTGGCGCGGATCAGTGTGTCCGCCTTTCCTATGCTACAGACCCCACCACGATCGCGGAGGGGTGTCAGCGGGTACAGGAATTTGTGTCTAGTTTACTCGCCCTGCAGGCGTAG
- a CDS encoding M15 family metallopeptidase produces MSKGISAPRQPLARHLKVAKKKWVSLLQNVSNLPRWMYALGGFTLSLPLFLATASAPSRTPKSQPTQIKPVPAPLPAPDTLFGHYAYDEAPASDLVTIAIAADGYELKLRRAAAQNFMRMQRDAKAVGINLVPLSGYRSKEEQEHLFFGIGQERNQIPAERAKVSAPPGYSEHHTGYAIDIGDGDNPSTDLAETFAQTEAYQWLRHNAARYGFELSFPPNNPQGVMYEPWHWRFVGDTDSLKTFYKVRNRR; encoded by the coding sequence ATGAGCAAGGGAATTTCTGCACCGCGGCAACCGCTGGCACGACATCTCAAGGTAGCCAAAAAGAAGTGGGTATCCCTCCTGCAAAACGTGAGCAATCTGCCCCGCTGGATGTATGCCTTGGGGGGGTTTACCCTCTCTCTCCCCCTGTTCCTGGCGACTGCCTCTGCTCCCAGTCGCACTCCAAAGTCCCAACCGACCCAGATTAAGCCCGTGCCTGCTCCCCTACCTGCGCCAGATACCTTGTTCGGGCACTATGCCTATGATGAAGCCCCCGCCAGCGACTTGGTCACGATCGCCATAGCTGCCGATGGCTATGAATTAAAGCTACGCCGAGCTGCTGCCCAGAATTTTATGCGCATGCAAAGGGATGCCAAGGCTGTAGGTATCAACCTCGTTCCTCTGTCCGGTTACCGATCGAAGGAGGAGCAGGAACATTTATTCTTTGGTATTGGACAAGAACGCAATCAAATTCCCGCCGAACGGGCGAAAGTCAGTGCTCCCCCTGGTTACAGTGAACATCACACTGGTTACGCGATTGACATCGGGGATGGTGACAACCCCAGCACTGATTTGGCAGAAACCTTTGCCCAAACTGAGGCTTACCAATGGCTCCGCCACAACGCTGCTCGCTATGGTTTTGAGTTATCCTTCCCCCCCAACAATCCCCAGGGAGTGATGTATGAACCTTGGCACTGGCGCTTTGTCGGTGATACAGATAGCCTCAAAACTTTTTACAAAGTACGGAATCGTAGGTAA
- a CDS encoding Uma2 family endonuclease: MLIERLPSSAELPCSDDTPVDNEDQNLIPNILLFSLLQYWHDREDWFFAVDMGIYHPSQPRTPIVPDAFLCVGVPRRRGGKSRLSYVLWEEDNIVPVLVIEMVSQTPGGEYSRKMQVYQSMGVLYYAIYNPEYWQRDRREPFMVYKLVGGEYEVQGGEPVWMAEVGLGIGRCWVGAREQLSWFDGAGNRILSLEELLAKERQEKEAERKAKEKLAQYLRSLGIDPDQLM; the protein is encoded by the coding sequence ATGCTGATAGAAAGACTGCCCTCCAGTGCGGAACTGCCCTGCTCCGACGATACCCCCGTGGATAATGAAGACCAGAACCTTATCCCCAACATCCTCCTGTTCAGCCTCCTGCAGTACTGGCACGATCGGGAAGACTGGTTTTTTGCCGTTGACATGGGCATATATCATCCCAGCCAACCCCGCACGCCAATTGTTCCCGATGCCTTTCTCTGCGTAGGAGTACCACGCCGCAGGGGAGGTAAATCCCGTTTGAGTTACGTGCTGTGGGAAGAAGACAACATAGTGCCCGTGCTGGTGATAGAGATGGTATCCCAGACACCAGGGGGAGAATACAGCCGCAAGATGCAGGTATACCAGAGTATGGGAGTGTTGTACTACGCGATATACAATCCGGAGTACTGGCAGCGGGACAGGCGGGAGCCGTTTATGGTGTACAAGCTAGTTGGTGGGGAGTATGAGGTGCAGGGGGGTGAGCCGGTGTGGATGGCAGAGGTAGGCTTGGGGATAGGCAGGTGTTGGGTGGGGGCGAGGGAGCAGTTGAGCTGGTTTGATGGGGCGGGAAACCGCATTTTGAGTTTGGAGGAGTTGTTGGCCAAGGAACGGCAGGAGAAAGAAGCAGAGCGCAAAGCAAAAGAGAAGCTAGCCCAATATCTCCGCTCCCTTGGCATTGACCCTGACCAGCTTATGTAG
- the ilvD gene encoding dihydroxy-acid dehydratase yields MAELRSRVVTQGIHRSPNRAMMRAVGFKDEDFTKPIVGVANAYSNITPCNMGINELALTAMAELRSSGAMPQMFGTITISDGISMGTEGMKYSLVSRDVIADSIETVCNGQSLDGLLAIGGCDKNMPGAMIAMVRMNIPAIFVYGGTIKPGNLNGKDLTIVSAFEAVGQYSAGKITEEELLAIERKACPGAGSCGGMYTANTMSSLFEAMGMSLPRSSTMAAEDAEKRISTGESARVLVQAIEKQILPRDIVTRKALENAIAVLMAVGGSTNAVLHLLAIAHAAEVPLTIDDFETIRAKVPVLCDLKPSGRYVTTDFHRVGGVPQVMKMLLSQGLIHGDALTITGKTIEETLADIPVDPDPNQDIIRPFHYPLYNSGHITILKGNLAEEGAVAKISGVKNPVITGPARVFDSEESCLAAILAGQIKPGDVIVIRYEGPKGGPGMREMLSPTSALIGAGLGDSVGLITDGRFSGGTYGMVVGHVAPEAYVGGTIALVEEGDSITIDAHRRLLQLNVSAEVLAQRRQNWKQPPPRYRRGVLAKYAKQVSSSSLGAVTDRFDE; encoded by the coding sequence ATGGCTGAGCTACGGAGTCGTGTTGTCACCCAGGGCATCCACCGTTCCCCTAATCGCGCCATGATGCGGGCAGTGGGGTTCAAGGACGAAGACTTCACCAAACCGATCGTGGGAGTTGCCAACGCCTACAGCAATATTACCCCCTGCAACATGGGAATTAACGAACTGGCACTGACAGCTATGGCGGAACTGCGCAGCAGTGGTGCTATGCCCCAGATGTTCGGCACGATCACCATCAGTGATGGTATCTCCATGGGTACGGAGGGGATGAAATACTCCCTAGTCTCCCGCGATGTGATTGCGGACTCGATCGAGACGGTATGTAATGGCCAATCCCTGGATGGACTGTTAGCGATCGGGGGTTGTGACAAGAATATGCCAGGGGCGATGATTGCCATGGTGCGCATGAATATCCCTGCGATCTTTGTCTACGGGGGCACGATCAAGCCTGGGAACCTCAACGGCAAGGATTTAACGATCGTCAGTGCCTTTGAAGCCGTGGGGCAGTACAGTGCAGGCAAGATTACCGAGGAAGAATTACTGGCAATTGAGCGCAAAGCTTGTCCTGGGGCTGGTTCCTGCGGGGGGATGTATACAGCCAACACCATGTCTTCCCTGTTTGAGGCTATGGGGATGAGTTTACCCCGTTCCTCAACCATGGCAGCGGAAGATGCCGAAAAAAGAATTAGCACAGGGGAGTCAGCCCGCGTACTGGTGCAAGCGATCGAGAAACAAATCCTGCCCCGGGATATTGTCACCCGTAAAGCCCTGGAAAATGCCATTGCTGTTTTGATGGCGGTGGGGGGATCGACCAATGCTGTATTGCACCTGTTAGCCATTGCCCACGCGGCGGAAGTGCCTCTAACGATCGATGACTTTGAAACTATCCGCGCCAAGGTGCCTGTTCTCTGCGATTTGAAACCCTCAGGGCGCTATGTGACTACAGACTTCCATCGGGTAGGGGGTGTACCCCAGGTGATGAAAATGCTTTTGTCCCAGGGCTTAATTCACGGCGATGCCCTGACAATTACGGGAAAAACGATCGAGGAAACTCTCGCTGACATTCCCGTTGACCCCGACCCCAACCAGGATATTATTCGTCCTTTTCATTACCCCCTTTACAACTCTGGGCACATCACTATCCTTAAGGGCAATTTAGCGGAAGAGGGAGCAGTAGCTAAAATCAGTGGTGTCAAGAATCCTGTAATTACTGGTCCAGCGCGGGTATTTGACTCAGAGGAGTCCTGTTTAGCAGCGATCTTGGCAGGGCAGATCAAACCCGGTGATGTAATCGTCATTCGCTATGAAGGTCCCAAGGGCGGTCCAGGGATGCGGGAAATGCTCTCTCCCACCAGTGCGCTGATTGGTGCTGGTTTGGGTGACTCCGTGGGCTTGATTACTGATGGCAGGTTCTCTGGTGGCACTTACGGCATGGTAGTTGGTCATGTTGCTCCAGAAGCCTATGTAGGTGGCACGATTGCTTTAGTAGAAGAAGGAGATTCCATCACGATCGATGCCCATCGTCGCCTGTTACAACTCAATGTCAGTGCTGAAGTCCTCGCCCAACGCCGTCAGAACTGGAAACAGCCCCCCCCCCGCTATAGGAGAGGTGTCCTAGCTAAATATGCCAAACAGGTCTCTAGTAGTAGTTTGGGAGCGGTAACCGATCGGTTTGACGAATAG
- a CDS encoding superoxide dismutase, with translation MAFELPKLPYEQNALEPHISANTLSFHHGKHHQGYVNNLNNLIKGTDLEDKSLEEIIKATAGDASKVAIFNNAAQVWNHTFYWYCMKPNGGGQPTGALADKITADFGSFEAFKEQFKAAGVGQFGSGWAWLVLEDGKLKVTKTLNAENPLHQNQIPLLTMDVWEHAYYLDYQNRRPDYAQTFLDHLINWDFVAENLAKATA, from the coding sequence ATGGCTTTTGAACTTCCCAAGTTGCCCTACGAACAAAACGCCCTCGAACCCCACATTTCCGCTAACACCCTCAGCTTCCATCATGGCAAGCACCACCAGGGCTATGTCAACAATTTGAACAATTTGATCAAGGGCACTGACTTAGAAGATAAGTCCCTAGAAGAAATTATCAAAGCTACGGCAGGGGATGCCAGTAAAGTTGCCATCTTCAACAATGCCGCCCAAGTGTGGAATCACACCTTCTACTGGTACTGTATGAAACCCAATGGCGGCGGGCAGCCTACGGGTGCTCTGGCAGATAAAATCACAGCTGACTTCGGCAGTTTCGAGGCATTTAAGGAGCAGTTCAAAGCTGCTGGTGTCGGTCAATTTGGCAGTGGTTGGGCATGGCTGGTATTGGAAGATGGTAAGCTCAAGGTCACCAAGACCCTCAATGCCGAAAACCCCCTCCACCAAAATCAAATCCCCCTCCTGACAATGGATGTGTGGGAACACGCCTACTACCTGGATTACCAAAATCGCCGTCCTGACTATGCCCAGACTTTCCTCGATCACCTAATCAACTGGGATTTTGTGGCGGAAAATCTTGCCAAAGCTACTGCCTAA